A single Arcanobacterium canis DNA region contains:
- the rpmE gene encoding 50S ribosomal protein L31, protein MKKGIHPEYHDITVSCTCGATFGTRSTLDRDELRIDVCSACHPFYTGKQKILDTGGRVARFEARYGKRKK, encoded by the coding sequence ATGAAGAAGGGTATTCATCCCGAATATCATGACATCACGGTGAGCTGCACCTGCGGCGCTACCTTTGGCACCCGTTCCACTCTCGATCGCGATGAATTGCGCATCGATGTGTGTTCAGCCTGCCACCCGTTCTACACAGGCAAGCAGAAGATTCTGGATACTGGTGGTCGTGTGGCCCGCTTCGAGGCTCGCTACGGCAAGCGCAAGAAGTGA
- a CDS encoding L-threonylcarbamoyladenylate synthase, with protein sequence MSVYTANDEWLKPTKEAIAAGKVICLPTDTVYGVGADAFSADAVTALLEAKSRTRQKPPPVLVASMEQAQSLVESVPEVAHTLAQEFWPGALTIILPAKPAIGWDLGETNGTVALRMPNHPMALELLTAVGPLAVTSANVTGQPPANTVQEAHDPLGDSVAVYLDAGRCGGGIPSSIVRFNSQTEMELIRAGAIRAEEIERVSGLALA encoded by the coding sequence ATGAGCGTTTATACGGCAAACGATGAGTGGCTTAAGCCGACGAAGGAGGCGATTGCTGCGGGGAAAGTGATTTGCCTGCCAACGGACACCGTCTATGGTGTTGGCGCCGATGCCTTCAGTGCCGATGCTGTCACGGCATTGTTGGAAGCGAAGTCACGCACACGCCAAAAGCCGCCTCCCGTCCTTGTTGCATCAATGGAACAAGCTCAATCTCTCGTTGAATCTGTGCCAGAAGTAGCGCACACGCTTGCTCAGGAGTTTTGGCCAGGAGCATTGACAATTATCCTTCCCGCGAAGCCGGCCATTGGATGGGACTTGGGTGAGACAAACGGGACGGTAGCGTTGCGTATGCCGAACCACCCCATGGCGCTCGAACTTTTGACTGCTGTCGGGCCGCTGGCTGTGACGAGCGCAAATGTCACTGGACAGCCGCCGGCAAACACCGTGCAAGAGGCACACGATCCCTTGGGTGATTCAGTCGCCGTGTATCTCGACGCCGGTCGTTGCGGTGGGGGAATACCCTCGTCGATCGTTCGTTTCAATTCTCAAACCGAGATGGAATTGATCCGTGCTGGAGCGATTCGCGCTGAGGAGATCGAACGCGTGAGCGGATTGGCACTCGCGTGA
- the atpE gene encoding ATP synthase F0 subunit C, whose product MTGSIATIGYGLAAIGPGIGVGLIGAKNQEATARQPEIAGLLRTNMIIAISFTEALGLLGLVAGFIL is encoded by the coding sequence ATGACTGGATCCATCGCTACCATCGGTTACGGTCTTGCAGCAATCGGCCCGGGCATCGGCGTCGGCCTTATTGGTGCAAAGAACCAGGAAGCTACGGCTCGCCAGCCTGAGATTGCCGGCCTCCTGCGTACCAACATGATTATCGCGATCTCCTTCACCGAGGCTCTCGGTCTCCTCGGTCTCGTGGCAGGCTTCATTCTCTGA
- a CDS encoding F0F1 ATP synthase subunit delta: MRITSEKSLARGRDRWEALLAEHASDEVKFADEIFAVADLLRGSAALNASLQELTRTADARATLAREVLTGKVSEEVNELVQGLVRDTWSELNDLSEALDVIGVDTLLIGAVREGLLHETEEQLYQFSRMLHSQRDLRVTLSDRSYDVASRSQLAHSVLGASNAYTQALVEEAVTRTGHRALTASVRDFVDAAAARAHQQVAAVVSVIPLSAAQEERLAQILGRMYGAEIRIHTSIDPTIVGGLRIMIGDDVIDGTLATRLNHVRTEMTK; the protein is encoded by the coding sequence ATGCGTATCACCAGTGAAAAGTCCCTCGCTCGCGGCCGCGATCGCTGGGAAGCGTTGCTTGCAGAGCACGCGTCGGACGAGGTGAAGTTCGCCGATGAGATTTTCGCAGTTGCGGATCTTCTTCGAGGCTCTGCTGCATTGAACGCGTCCTTGCAGGAACTCACCCGCACTGCTGATGCGCGTGCGACTCTTGCTCGCGAGGTGCTCACTGGCAAGGTGTCGGAAGAAGTAAACGAACTCGTTCAGGGGTTGGTCCGTGATACATGGTCAGAACTGAATGATCTGAGCGAAGCATTAGATGTTATTGGTGTTGACACCCTCCTGATTGGTGCTGTCCGTGAAGGGCTCCTCCACGAGACTGAGGAACAGCTTTACCAATTTTCCCGTATGCTCCACTCACAACGCGATTTGCGCGTGACTCTTTCGGATCGTTCCTACGATGTGGCCTCGCGAAGCCAGCTTGCACACTCAGTGCTGGGGGCGAGCAATGCGTATACACAAGCCCTTGTCGAAGAGGCAGTGACGCGGACAGGCCACCGCGCGCTGACGGCGTCGGTACGCGACTTCGTCGATGCTGCAGCTGCACGTGCTCATCAGCAGGTTGCCGCAGTTGTATCGGTGATCCCGTTAAGTGCAGCGCAAGAGGAACGTTTGGCACAGATTCTCGGCCGTATGTACGGCGCTGAAATCCGCATCCACACCTCCATCGATCCTACGATTGTTGGTGGGCTTCGAATCATGATCGGCGACGACGTCATCGATGGCACTCTTGCCACGCGTCTGAACCACGTGCGAACTGAAATGACAAAGTGA
- the rho gene encoding transcription termination factor Rho yields MKLPELKALASELGIKMPARSKKADYQAAIAEHRSGKSQERTAHVEEMSAEAPAAPKADEAGEDRAANQTEGRRRRDRGRGRSQNSRGDQSAKVELPEPKGNHAQKVAMSDEEKKAALDALGEAAERRASNRDDEENSGRGRRERTRGRGRGRNRDNREGRENRDSRENTVNENVNEAEEVLIPVAGIFDIDNNNAYLRTGGYLPGKNDAYVSQQMVKKYGLRRGDAVQGNVRSLTDSPRAGRRQHKYNPLVEITAINGLEPEVSAQRPEFNKLTPLYPNEMLRLETTQNAFTTRMIDLVAPIGKGQRGLIVSPPKAGKTVVMQQIAMAIAKNEPKVHIMMVLVDERPEEVTDMQRLVKGEVIASTFDRPASDHTIVAELAVERAKRLVELGQDVVILLDSLTRLSRAYNLAAPASGRILSGGVDAAALYPPKRFFGAARNIENGGSLTIIASALVETGSKMDEVIFEEFKGTGNMELRLSRQLADRRIFPAVDINASGTRREEMLYSPEVLKTMWTMRRALGSLDVQEASDFLLKRLKNSESNGEFLMSVMRSLSQQG; encoded by the coding sequence ATGAAACTTCCCGAGCTGAAGGCGCTTGCCTCTGAACTCGGAATTAAAATGCCAGCTCGTTCGAAGAAGGCTGATTATCAGGCTGCGATTGCTGAGCATCGTTCTGGCAAGAGCCAGGAACGCACTGCTCACGTTGAAGAAATGTCTGCAGAGGCACCTGCCGCCCCGAAGGCTGACGAAGCTGGTGAGGATCGTGCGGCAAACCAAACTGAGGGCCGACGTCGTCGTGACCGTGGTCGTGGACGTAGTCAGAACTCTCGGGGCGATCAAAGCGCTAAGGTTGAGTTGCCCGAGCCCAAGGGTAATCACGCTCAAAAAGTTGCGATGAGCGATGAAGAGAAGAAGGCTGCTCTCGATGCCCTTGGTGAGGCTGCAGAACGTCGCGCCTCAAACCGTGACGACGAGGAAAATTCTGGTCGTGGTCGTCGCGAGCGTACTCGTGGCCGCGGACGTGGCCGCAATCGCGATAATCGTGAGGGACGAGAGAACCGCGATAGCCGCGAGAACACTGTGAACGAGAACGTCAATGAGGCCGAAGAGGTCTTGATCCCCGTTGCCGGTATTTTCGACATCGACAACAACAACGCTTACCTGCGTACCGGTGGATACTTGCCCGGTAAGAACGATGCCTACGTCTCCCAGCAAATGGTGAAAAAGTATGGGCTTCGTCGTGGTGACGCTGTTCAAGGCAATGTTCGATCGCTCACCGATTCCCCACGTGCAGGACGCCGTCAGCACAAGTACAACCCGCTGGTTGAGATCACTGCGATTAACGGGCTTGAGCCAGAAGTATCGGCTCAGCGCCCCGAGTTTAACAAGCTCACCCCGCTTTACCCGAACGAGATGCTTCGCCTGGAAACTACGCAGAACGCGTTCACCACTCGCATGATCGATCTGGTTGCTCCGATCGGCAAGGGGCAGCGTGGTCTGATCGTTTCTCCGCCAAAGGCTGGAAAAACTGTGGTCATGCAGCAGATCGCCATGGCGATTGCGAAGAATGAGCCAAAGGTTCACATCATGATGGTGCTCGTGGACGAGCGCCCAGAAGAAGTGACCGATATGCAACGCCTGGTCAAGGGCGAAGTCATTGCTTCGACCTTCGATCGGCCAGCATCGGATCACACGATCGTTGCCGAACTTGCTGTTGAGCGTGCGAAGCGTCTTGTCGAGCTCGGCCAAGATGTTGTCATCCTGCTCGACTCGCTCACGCGTTTATCGCGCGCCTACAATCTTGCTGCTCCGGCGTCGGGGCGCATTCTCTCCGGTGGTGTTGATGCAGCTGCCCTCTACCCGCCCAAGCGTTTCTTTGGTGCGGCACGAAACATTGAAAATGGTGGTTCGCTGACCATCATCGCCTCGGCACTCGTGGAGACTGGTTCGAAGATGGACGAAGTGATCTTTGAAGAGTTTAAGGGCACGGGCAATATGGAGCTGCGCCTGTCACGCCAGCTGGCTGACCGTCGCATCTTCCCGGCTGTTGATATCAACGCGTCGGGCACCCGACGTGAGGAAATGCTCTACAGCCCTGAAGTACTCAAGACGATGTGGACGATGCGTCGCGCTCTGGGATCGTTGGATGTTCAGGAGGCATCTGACTTCCTCCTGAAGCGATTGAAGAACAGTGAATCGAATGGTGAGTTCCTCATGTCTGTGATGCGCTCGCTCTCGCAGCAAGGCTGA
- a CDS encoding F0F1 ATP synthase subunit gamma, with protein MSGAQRVYKQKIRATGTLEKVFRAMELIAASRIGKAKNRALAQDPYTRALTESIELVSAHARDNHPMLNERHDTNRVAILVVTSDRGMAGAYSSNVLRATEKLIDDLREEGKQPELYVFGRRGESYFRFRGIQIEQSWEGESDKPSADTSAEIAEELQRRFLADSHDGGVAEVHVVFTRFESMVKQSVEVRRMLPLAVVDSPESEHDPEALYEYEPSAEEVFEVLLPMYVNQRVHSVLLLAAASELSSRQQAMHSATENAQDLIRNYTRLANNARQSEITTEITEIISGADSLKNG; from the coding sequence GTGTCCGGAGCACAGCGAGTTTACAAGCAGAAGATCAGGGCCACAGGCACCCTTGAAAAGGTCTTCCGCGCGATGGAGCTGATCGCAGCTTCACGTATCGGCAAGGCGAAGAATCGTGCCCTGGCTCAAGATCCGTACACGCGTGCGCTCACTGAATCGATCGAACTCGTCTCCGCTCATGCGCGTGACAACCATCCGATGCTCAACGAGCGCCACGATACGAATCGTGTGGCGATCCTTGTCGTGACCTCAGATCGAGGCATGGCTGGGGCATACTCGTCGAATGTTCTTCGAGCAACCGAGAAACTGATTGACGACTTGCGTGAGGAAGGAAAGCAGCCAGAGCTGTACGTTTTCGGCCGACGCGGTGAAAGTTACTTCCGTTTCCGCGGGATTCAGATCGAGCAGTCGTGGGAAGGCGAATCAGACAAGCCAAGTGCCGACACCTCAGCTGAGATTGCTGAGGAGCTTCAAAGGCGTTTCCTCGCTGATAGCCATGACGGCGGCGTGGCTGAGGTACACGTGGTCTTTACCCGGTTTGAATCGATGGTGAAGCAGTCGGTGGAGGTTCGCCGTATGTTGCCTCTCGCCGTTGTCGATTCACCGGAATCAGAACACGATCCAGAAGCCCTCTACGAGTACGAACCGAGTGCAGAGGAAGTCTTTGAAGTGCTCCTGCCAATGTACGTGAACCAACGAGTACATTCTGTGCTCTTGCTCGCGGCAGCTTCAGAGCTTTCGAGCCGCCAGCAAGCCATGCACTCGGCGACAGAGAACGCTCAAGATCTCATCCGCAACTACACGAGGTTGGCGAACAACGCTCGACAGAGCGA
- the atpF gene encoding F0F1 ATP synthase subunit B: MLSTVILTAEGKSSPLWPALPDLIWGTIAFVIVAIAVYKFGWPAFSDMLEERAAKIERGLEAADRAREQIADERKVLDNELQEVHREAADIRERAHSNANSIVADAQNKAKDEAASILDANQRRIIADTETASRALRSQIGGVATELAGRIVGEALTDQELASRVIDRFLDELESSATAKVSVKES, translated from the coding sequence ATGTTGTCCACGGTTATTCTCACGGCGGAGGGTAAATCTAGTCCGTTATGGCCGGCTTTACCAGATTTGATCTGGGGCACAATCGCCTTTGTCATCGTGGCAATCGCCGTCTATAAATTCGGCTGGCCGGCGTTTTCGGACATGCTCGAAGAACGTGCAGCTAAGATCGAGCGCGGTCTTGAAGCTGCTGATCGTGCGCGCGAGCAAATTGCGGATGAACGCAAGGTGCTTGACAATGAGCTGCAAGAGGTTCACCGCGAAGCCGCCGATATTCGAGAGCGCGCTCATTCGAACGCAAACTCGATTGTGGCGGATGCCCAGAACAAGGCGAAGGATGAGGCGGCATCGATTCTCGATGCCAATCAGCGCCGCATTATTGCTGACACTGAAACAGCTTCACGCGCCTTGCGTTCGCAGATCGGTGGTGTGGCAACTGAGCTTGCCGGACGTATCGTTGGTGAGGCGTTGACCGATCAAGAACTCGCTTCGCGGGTCATCGATCGTTTCCTCGACGAATTGGAATCCTCGGCGACTGCCAAGGTGAGCGTAAAGGAATCCTGA
- the atpB gene encoding F0F1 ATP synthase subunit A, translated as MINVLSLAALPILAEGFEPPTFDHEFKPAPLLFAGTPFELNRILAIRLIAALILMAIMVVYAKRAKLVPSKAQASIEVLMDFAKVNVGDSILGTEEGRKYQPLLLTIFLGIFFMNITGVIPGLQIAGTSLVGMPLIYAIVAYIAFVVAGVKARGPKYFLEQVAPAGLPKPLYVIIVPIELVSTFVIRPITLTVRLLANMIAGHFVLALCFVGTHYLFFTMGGIGYAIAPITLLGGIIYVVFEIFIAALQAYIFAILTAVYISLSVSEH; from the coding sequence GTGATTAACGTTTTGAGCCTCGCCGCGTTACCGATCCTGGCTGAGGGATTTGAGCCGCCTACCTTTGATCACGAGTTCAAGCCTGCTCCGCTTCTTTTTGCAGGGACGCCTTTTGAGCTCAATCGTATTCTGGCGATTCGTCTCATCGCAGCTCTGATTCTCATGGCGATTATGGTAGTCTACGCCAAGCGCGCCAAGCTCGTGCCGTCCAAGGCTCAGGCATCGATCGAAGTCTTGATGGACTTTGCCAAGGTGAACGTCGGTGATTCCATTCTTGGAACAGAAGAGGGCCGCAAGTACCAGCCTTTGCTGCTGACAATCTTCCTGGGAATTTTCTTCATGAATATTACGGGCGTGATTCCTGGACTACAGATTGCCGGTACGTCATTGGTTGGAATGCCATTGATCTATGCCATTGTGGCATATATTGCATTCGTCGTCGCCGGTGTGAAGGCACGCGGCCCGAAGTATTTCCTTGAACAGGTTGCTCCTGCTGGTCTGCCTAAGCCTTTGTATGTGATTATTGTTCCGATTGAACTGGTATCCACCTTCGTGATCCGGCCCATCACCCTCACCGTTCGTCTTCTTGCGAATATGATTGCGGGCCACTTCGTTCTGGCATTGTGCTTCGTTGGTACTCACTACCTCTTTTTCACCATGGGTGGCATCGGGTATGCCATCGCACCCATTACTCTTCTCGGTGGCATTATCTACGTTGTCTTCGAGATTTTCATCGCTGCACTGCAGGCCTACATCTTTGCGATTTTGACTGCCGTGTACATCTCCCTGTCCGTCTCAGAACACTGA
- the prfA gene encoding peptide chain release factor 1, translating into MSEFPAADLMVAEYKEIEAQMASAEVLANPDKLRKLSRRYSELGRVVKRFNRWSTAKADLADTKEIVDLGGEDAQTFADELPRLEAELVESTEALRDALIPRDPDDSRDVIIEVKAGEGGEESALFAGDLLRMYQRYAEHMGWATQILSATSTDMGGYKDVQMAVKAKSVPEDPADGVWAHLKFEAGVHRVQRVPVTESQGRIHTSAAGVLVFAEVDEPEEVQLDPNELRIDVYRSSGPGGQSVNTTDSAVRITHLPTGITVSMQDEKSQIKNREAAMRILLARLRQMQLEEQAAKEADLRRSQVRTVDRSERIRTYNFPENRISDHRTGFKAYNLDQVLNGALDDVITSLREADEIERLENAAEGGE; encoded by the coding sequence ATGAGCGAGTTTCCGGCAGCAGACCTGATGGTTGCGGAATATAAAGAGATTGAGGCTCAAATGGCCTCGGCCGAGGTGTTGGCTAATCCGGATAAGCTACGCAAACTTTCTCGGCGCTACTCCGAACTTGGCCGCGTCGTCAAGCGCTTCAATCGTTGGTCAACAGCCAAGGCTGACCTTGCAGATACGAAAGAAATCGTTGACCTTGGTGGGGAAGACGCGCAGACCTTTGCTGACGAACTTCCGCGCCTCGAAGCTGAGCTGGTCGAGAGTACTGAGGCATTGCGTGATGCCCTGATCCCACGTGATCCCGACGATTCACGGGATGTCATCATTGAGGTCAAAGCTGGCGAAGGTGGCGAAGAATCTGCGCTATTCGCGGGAGATCTTTTGCGCATGTATCAGCGTTACGCCGAGCATATGGGCTGGGCAACCCAGATCCTTTCGGCAACGTCAACGGATATGGGAGGCTACAAGGACGTCCAGATGGCGGTGAAAGCCAAGTCCGTTCCCGAAGATCCGGCAGACGGCGTCTGGGCACATTTGAAGTTTGAAGCTGGCGTTCACCGTGTCCAGCGTGTTCCTGTGACCGAATCGCAGGGACGTATCCACACTTCCGCGGCGGGTGTCCTGGTGTTTGCTGAGGTAGACGAGCCTGAAGAGGTCCAACTCGATCCGAATGAATTGCGCATCGACGTCTACCGTTCTTCTGGCCCGGGTGGACAGAGCGTGAACACCACGGATTCAGCCGTCCGTATTACCCATTTGCCCACGGGAATCACCGTGTCGATGCAGGATGAAAAATCGCAGATCAAGAACCGTGAAGCTGCGATGCGTATCCTTTTGGCACGGTTGCGTCAGATGCAGCTTGAAGAGCAAGCAGCGAAGGAAGCAGATTTGCGCCGTAGCCAAGTGCGCACAGTGGACCGCTCAGAACGTATTCGCACGTACAACTTTCCGGAAAATCGTATTTCGGACCACCGCACAGGGTTCAAAGCGTATAACCTCGATCAAGTTCTCAACGGGGCCCTCGATGATGTCATCACATCGCTTCGTGAAGCAGACGAAATTGAGCGCCTGGAAAACGCCGCAGAAGGCGGCGAATGA
- the atpA gene encoding F0F1 ATP synthase subunit alpha: MAELTIRSDEIRAALDNFVSSYEPAKVASDEVGHVTETADGIAHVEGLPGAMANELLKFEDGTLGLAMNLEEREIGVVVLGDFSGIAEGMEVHRTGEVLSVPVGEGYLGRVVDPLGAPIDGLGEISDVEGRRALELQAPGVMMRKSVHEPLQTGIKAIDAMIPIGRGQRQLIIGDRKTGKTALAVDTILNQKANWESGDPQKQVRCIYVAIGQKGSTIAEVRSTLEKNGALAYTTIVAAPASDSAGFKYLAPYTGSAIGQHWMYSGKHVLIVFDDLSKQAEAYRSVSLLLRRPPGREAYPGDVFYLHSRLLERCAKLSDELGGGSMTGLPIIETKANDVSAYIPTNVISITDGQIFLQSDLFNSNQRPAVDVGISVSRVGGDAQIKAMKKVAGTLKITLAQYRAQAAFAMFASDLDAATRQQLTRGERLMELLKQPQYTPYAVEDQIVSVWAGTNGYLDQVPVDLVHKFEHGLLSYLRSNTSVLGDLASGAKLDEVEDSLRSGVEAFHKEFLYTNEAQLDNQPVEATKSQEQLVRGKRG; encoded by the coding sequence ATGGCTGAACTGACTATCCGGTCAGACGAGATCCGGGCAGCTCTGGATAACTTCGTCAGCTCCTACGAGCCGGCGAAGGTGGCCAGCGACGAAGTTGGCCACGTCACCGAGACTGCCGATGGCATCGCCCATGTTGAGGGCCTGCCGGGTGCGATGGCAAACGAGCTGCTGAAGTTTGAAGACGGCACGCTCGGCCTGGCAATGAATTTGGAAGAACGCGAAATCGGCGTTGTTGTTCTCGGCGATTTCTCCGGGATCGCGGAAGGCATGGAAGTCCACCGCACCGGTGAAGTTCTTTCCGTGCCTGTTGGCGAAGGCTACTTGGGCCGCGTAGTGGATCCGCTCGGCGCGCCCATCGACGGCCTCGGCGAGATCTCCGACGTCGAAGGACGCCGTGCGCTTGAGCTTCAGGCTCCGGGCGTCATGATGCGCAAGTCGGTCCACGAGCCACTCCAGACCGGTATCAAGGCAATCGACGCAATGATTCCGATTGGCCGTGGCCAGCGCCAGCTCATCATTGGTGACCGCAAGACCGGCAAAACCGCTCTCGCTGTTGACACGATTCTTAACCAGAAGGCGAATTGGGAAAGCGGCGACCCGCAAAAGCAGGTTCGTTGTATCTATGTGGCAATTGGACAGAAAGGCTCGACCATCGCTGAGGTTCGCTCCACACTGGAGAAGAACGGCGCTCTTGCCTACACCACAATCGTTGCCGCTCCTGCCTCAGATTCGGCAGGTTTCAAGTACCTTGCGCCATACACCGGCTCGGCGATTGGTCAGCACTGGATGTACTCAGGTAAGCACGTTCTGATCGTGTTCGATGATCTGTCCAAGCAAGCCGAAGCCTACCGAAGTGTGTCTCTTCTTCTTCGTCGTCCTCCGGGGCGCGAGGCTTACCCTGGCGATGTTTTCTACCTTCACTCTCGCCTGCTTGAACGCTGTGCGAAGCTCTCTGACGAGCTCGGTGGCGGTTCGATGACGGGTCTTCCGATCATTGAAACCAAAGCGAATGACGTTTCGGCATACATTCCGACCAACGTTATTTCGATTACTGACGGCCAGATCTTCCTCCAGTCGGATCTGTTCAACTCGAACCAGCGCCCTGCTGTGGATGTGGGTATTTCAGTGTCCCGAGTCGGAGGCGACGCTCAGATCAAGGCAATGAAGAAGGTTGCCGGTACGCTCAAGATTACTTTGGCGCAGTACCGTGCTCAGGCTGCATTCGCAATGTTCGCCTCGGATCTCGATGCCGCTACCCGTCAGCAGCTCACTCGAGGTGAGCGCCTCATGGAGCTTCTTAAGCAGCCGCAGTACACCCCGTATGCAGTTGAAGATCAAATCGTGAGTGTTTGGGCCGGAACAAACGGTTATCTCGATCAGGTTCCAGTTGATCTCGTTCACAAGTTCGAACATGGACTCCTGAGCTACCTCCGCTCCAACACCTCCGTTCTTGGTGACCTTGCATCTGGTGCAAAGCTCGACGAGGTTGAGGATTCGCTGCGCAGCGGCGTGGAGGCATTCCACAAGGAATTCCTTTACACCAATGAGGCACAGCTTGATAACCAGCCCGTTGAGGCGACCAAGTCGCAAGAGCAGCTTGTGCGCGGTAAGCGAGGCTGA
- a CDS encoding MraY family glycosyltransferase → MRVYLLILILAAAMTYLLVPIVLRVALATGAMTQIRERDVHKVPIARLGGVAMYLGFVMTIVIGTQIPYLRPVLSASSGIWGIVVGAGVMCLVGVIDDIWELSWYAKLAGEIIAAAVMAWWGVQLVTFPFFGLTVGSVRLTIFTTIIVVLIVANAVNFVDGLDGLAAGVVGIAAFSFFVYTYYLTREVSPGDYTSVATAAVAALVGICIGFLPHNFHPAKIFMGDSGALMLGAIIAGASILVTGQIDPANVSTPQAIPAYMPILLPAMVLIIPIIDLVWAVFRRLRQGRSPFSADSGHLHHRLLRRGHSHTWAVLVLYGWTAIVSFSGVAIVVINRWWVVFPIVLAFVGGVWLTKGGFGRGVLVRHETSVTHG, encoded by the coding sequence GTGAGGGTCTATCTCCTCATCCTGATCTTGGCTGCTGCCATGACGTACCTTCTTGTGCCGATCGTGCTGCGAGTGGCACTTGCAACTGGCGCGATGACGCAAATACGAGAACGCGACGTTCACAAAGTCCCGATCGCCCGGCTCGGTGGCGTGGCGATGTATCTCGGATTCGTGATGACAATCGTGATCGGAACTCAGATTCCCTATCTGCGCCCCGTCCTGTCGGCGTCGTCAGGAATCTGGGGGATTGTTGTCGGGGCAGGTGTCATGTGCCTGGTTGGAGTGATCGACGACATTTGGGAACTGTCATGGTATGCGAAGCTCGCTGGCGAGATTATTGCTGCAGCAGTGATGGCGTGGTGGGGTGTCCAACTGGTCACGTTCCCCTTCTTTGGGCTGACCGTAGGAAGCGTGAGATTGACAATTTTCACCACGATTATCGTTGTGCTGATTGTGGCAAACGCAGTGAACTTTGTTGACGGACTCGATGGTTTAGCGGCCGGAGTGGTTGGGATCGCGGCATTTTCATTCTTTGTTTACACCTATTACCTGACGCGCGAAGTAAGCCCCGGCGATTACACGTCGGTGGCCACCGCAGCAGTGGCAGCATTGGTGGGAATCTGTATCGGATTCCTCCCGCATAATTTCCACCCAGCAAAGATTTTTATGGGGGATTCAGGCGCCTTGATGCTCGGAGCAATTATTGCTGGCGCCTCCATCTTAGTGACCGGACAGATCGATCCCGCCAATGTCTCGACTCCGCAGGCGATTCCGGCCTATATGCCGATTCTCTTGCCTGCAATGGTGTTGATCATCCCGATCATTGACCTTGTCTGGGCAGTTTTTCGCCGTTTGCGACAGGGGCGTTCGCCATTTTCGGCAGATTCGGGCCATCTTCATCACCGACTGCTGCGCAGGGGCCATTCGCACACATGGGCTGTCCTCGTGTTGTACGGCTGGACTGCCATCGTGTCATTCTCCGGTGTGGCGATCGTCGTCATTAATCGCTGGTGGGTGGTGTTTCCCATTGTGTTGGCGTTTGTGGGTGGGGTTTGGCTCACCAAAGGCGGCTTTGGCCGTGGGGTTCTCGTGCGACATGAGACCTCGGTGACCCATGGATAA
- the prmC gene encoding peptide chain release factor N(5)-glutamine methyltransferase, whose translation MNWAHLVRQAEGILADAGVPAGPDARLIAEEVSGRKLALVADQEPTSAEHQHYDDLIFRRATREPLQHVLGKMWFRYLELVSRPGTFIVRPETEMVVQAGLDAIAYLRAPRVVDLCTGSGAIALSIATERPTSAVWAIEKSEDAFAVAQQNNSAYGNRVTMIHGDALEASSLLGDVLYEGPFDLVISNPPYVPLGHQLDAEAQADPAMALWGGGEEGLDFPYAVIGVASELLGEGGILVMEHASEQSLALVSAAEHAGFHAHTGQDLTGRDRFLFATKKEK comes from the coding sequence ATGAACTGGGCACACCTTGTTCGTCAGGCCGAAGGTATCCTTGCCGACGCCGGTGTTCCGGCTGGTCCTGATGCTCGGCTCATTGCTGAGGAAGTGAGCGGACGCAAGTTGGCTCTCGTCGCTGACCAGGAACCGACTAGTGCTGAGCATCAGCACTACGATGACCTCATTTTCAGGCGTGCCACACGCGAGCCGCTCCAGCATGTTCTGGGGAAGATGTGGTTTCGCTACCTGGAACTGGTTTCTCGCCCTGGTACATTTATTGTTCGGCCCGAGACTGAGATGGTGGTTCAAGCGGGGTTGGACGCCATTGCTTATCTTCGAGCTCCCAGAGTTGTCGATCTGTGTACCGGCTCGGGGGCTATTGCACTTTCTATCGCAACAGAACGCCCGACGTCGGCAGTGTGGGCAATCGAAAAAAGCGAGGACGCATTCGCCGTCGCGCAGCAGAACAACAGTGCTTACGGCAATCGCGTAACGATGATTCACGGCGATGCCCTTGAAGCCTCGTCGTTATTAGGGGACGTGCTTTACGAGGGGCCTTTCGATCTGGTGATCTCGAATCCACCGTACGTGCCGCTCGGACACCAATTAGACGCTGAGGCACAAGCCGACCCGGCAATGGCACTTTGGGGTGGGGGAGAAGAGGGCCTTGATTTCCCATATGCCGTCATTGGTGTAGCAAGCGAACTCTTAGGCGAGGGCGGTATCCTCGTAATGGAACATGCTTCGGAACAGTCTTTGGCGCTGGTGAGTGCAGCCGAGCACGCGGGTTTCCACGCCCACACAGGTCAAGATTTAACCGGGCGGGATCGTTTTCTATTCGCAACAAAGAAGGAAAAATGA